The Cyprinus carpio isolate SPL01 chromosome B17, ASM1834038v1, whole genome shotgun sequence genome has a window encoding:
- the LOC109083045 gene encoding LOW QUALITY PROTEIN: isoleucine--tRNA ligase, mitochondrial-like (The sequence of the model RefSeq protein was modified relative to this genomic sequence to represent the inferred CDS: inserted 2 bases in 1 codon) produces MLLVRRSALGFGGVAXRGRSPGQYQDTVLLPRTDFPMRVTGPSLLEREIQIQQKCGFDQLYTWQREKKAKKEYCLHDGPPYANGDPHVGHALNKILKDIRNRFEVLRGRQVHYVPGWDCHGLPIELKALGDLGTNELTPLQIRQKAREFAERAISRQRAAFQRWGVMAHWENCYYTFDGKYEAAQLKVFQDMHNKGFIYQDYKPVFWSPSSRTALAEAELEYNPEHVSRAVYITFPLLTLPAKLAAKAERWGDVSALIWTTQPWTIPANQAVCYMPKVQYSVVKRADNEQLLLVASECINSLASVLKTNLESLATFAGSDLEGGVCQHPTIPAKQAPLLPANHVTMTKGTGLVHTAPAHGMEDYGVATHFNLPVECIVDEEGRFTELAGPELQKKSVMTEGNATVISMLQAVGAIVKEEDCVHSYPYDWRTKQPVVIRASKQWFINTASLKDKAKDALQKVRVIPESARSSLLAMLDRRTYWCISRQRSWGVPIPVFYHKETGEPLLNKHSVTHIAKVFSEKGSDSWWTEPVETFLTPEVLQKSKAGAVSDYVRGEDVLDIWFDSGTSWAAVLPESDPRADSYVEGKDQVGGWFQSSLLTSVAVRNKAPYKALVIHGFAVSEKGEKMSKSVGNVIDPDVVINGGKDLSVSPPYGADVLRWWVAESNVFSEVQIGPNALNAAKDSISKLRNTLKFLLGNLQGFDPRSQAVDPKQMHYVDQYMLHVLREFSMKVTDAYSEFDNGRVIRLLQSFITRDLSSFYFSIIKDRLYCDPEDSLGRRSCQTVLEEILDGVSRSIAPVLPHLAEEVYLHAPGHDEGDTLFRSGWIKTSSVWRRPGLEEAVEGACAIRDSFLSSIPGCNAAKYEVVIAIEPGLFFELIESLQEEPTSTCSQLTELMMASRTTLTSSLPRDLPSDAVTSTGNFLINLEGGMIREESSYSVAAMPTPLSRCPRCRRYTSDEPDCLCLRCQTVLENAK; encoded by the exons ATGCTGCTGGTTCGGCGTTCGGCGCTAGGGTTCGGCGGTGTGGC CCGGGGACGCTCCCCAGGTCAGTACCAGGACACTGTGCTGCTGCCCCGCACTGACTTCCCCATGAGAGTGACCGGGCCGAGCCTACTGGAGCGAGAGATCCAGATCCAGCAG AAATGTGGTTTTGACCAGCTGTACACatggcagagagagaaaaaagctaAAAAGGAGTACTGCCTTCATGATGGACCACCGTATGCCAATGGAGACCCGCATGTTGGGCACGCTCTCAATAAG ATCCTCAAAGACATCCGGAACCGTTTCGAGGTGCTGAGAGGCAGACAGGTGCACTATGTGCCCGGTTGGGACTGCCATGGGCTGCCCATTGAGCTCAAAGCACTTGGAGACCTGGGAACCAATGAGCTGACTCCTCTACAAATCCGACAGAAAG CGCGGGAGTTTGCAGAGAGGGCCATATCTCGGCAGCGTGCTGCATTCCAGCGCTGGGGTGTGATGGCGCACTGGGAGAATTGTTATTACACCTTTGATGGGAAATATGAAGCGGCTCAACTGAAAGTCTTCCAAGATATGCATAACAAG GGTTTTATTTATCAGGACTATAAGCCTGTTTTCTGGTCACCATCATCCAGG ACGGCGCTTGCAGAAGCTGAGCTGGAGTATAACCCAGAACATGTGAGCCGTGCTGTGTACATCACTTTCCCCCTGCTCACCCTGCCAGCCAAACTCGCTGCCAAAGCAG AAAGATGGGGTGATGTGTCTGCTCTGATATGGACGACTCAGCCATGGACTATTCCAGCCAATCAAGCGGTTTGTTACATGCCCAAAGTACA GTACTCTGTAGTGAAGCGAGCTGATAATGAACAGCTCCTCCTAGTGGCCTCAGAGTGCATCAACAGCCTCGCCTCTGTGCTGAAGACAAATCTGGAAAGTTTGGCCACATTCGCAG GGTCAGACCTCGAAGGTGGAGTCTGTCAGCATCCCACAATTCCTGCAAAACAAGCACCTTTGTTGCCGGCTAATCATGTGACCATGACTAAGGGAACCGGATTGGTCCACACAGCTCCTGCCCACGGCATGGAGGACTACGGTGTTGCTACGCACTTTAATCTGCCAGTA GAGTGCATAGTGGATGAGGAGGGAAGGTTTACAGAACTGGCTGGGCCTGAACTGCAGAAGAAATCTGTGATGACTGAAGGCAATGCCACAG tAATCTCAATGCTGCAGGCAGTGGGTGCCATTGTCAAGGAGGAGGACTGTGTCCACAGCTACCCGTATGACTGGAGGACCAAACAGCCAGTGGTGATCAGAGCCAGTAAACAATGGTTTATTAACACAGCCAGCCTCAAAGACAAAGCCAAG GATGCCCTGCAGAAGGTGCGTGTGATACCTGAATCGGCGAGGTCTAGTTTGTTGGCAATGTTAGACAGAAGAACATACTGGTGTATATCTCGGCAGAGGAGCTGGGGCGTCCCCATTCCAGTGTTCTACCATAAAGAGACTGGAGAGCCACTCTTAAACAA acattCAGTGACACACATTGCTAAGGTTTTCTCTGAGAAGGGGAGTGACAGCTGGTGGACGGAGCCAGTGGAGACGTTTCTGACTCCAGAGGTTCTTCAGAag AGTAAAGCAGGTGCAGTATCTGATTATGTGCGGGGTGAAGATGTTCTGGATATCTGGTTTGATAGCGGGACCTCATGGGCCGCTGTGCTCCCAG aatcTGATCCGCGTGCGGACTCATACGTTGAAGGGAAAGATCAGGTCGGCGGTTGGTTTCAGTCGTCTCTACTCACCAGTGTAGCTGTACGGAATAAAGCCCCTTACAA AGCTCTAGTGATCCATGGATTTGCTGTGAGtgagaaaggagaaaaaatgtcTAAGTCCGTAGGCAACGTGATCGACCCAGATGTTGTTATTAATGGAGGGAAG GACTTGTCTGTCTCTCCTCCATATGGTGCTGATGTTTTGAGATGGTGGGTTGCAGAGTCGAATGTGTTTTCTGAGGTTCAGATCGGGCCGAACGCACTAAACGCTGCTAAAGACAGCATCAGCAAG CTGAGGAACACACTGAAGTTTCTCTTGGGGAATCTCCAGGGTTTTGATCCTCGTTCCCAGGCCGTGGACCCTAAACAAATGCACTACGTAGATCAGTACATGCTGCATGTGCTCAGAGAGTTCAGCATGAAG GTAACGGATGCTTACAGTGAGTTTGACAATGGCCGTGTCATCCGTCTGCTGCAATCCTTCATCACTAGAGATTTATCCAGCTtctatttcagcatcattaaagaTCG gCTGTATTGTGACCCTGAGGACTCTCTTGGTCGGAGGTCATGTCAGACGGTTCTAGAAGAGATTCTGGATGGAGTGAGCCGTTCCATTGCTCCTGTGCTCCCTCATCTCGCTGAGGAGGTGTACCTGCACGCTCCTGGACATGATG AGGGGGACACTTTGTTTCGTAGTGGTTGGATTAAGACCAGTTCTGTGTGGCGGAGGCCAGGACTGGAGGAAGCAGTGGAGGGCGCGTGTGCTATCAGAGATTCCTTCCTATCATCTATTCCGGGATGTAATGCTGCCAAGTATGAAGTCGTCATTGCCATTGAGCCCGGCCTGTTCTTTGAGCTCATTGAG tctcttcaaGAGGAGCCCACTTCCACCTGCTCCCAGCTGACAGAGCTCATGATGGCCTCACGCACGACTTTGACAAGCTCTCTCCCACGGGATTTGCCATCGGATGCCGTCACAAGCACAGGAAACTTCCTCATCAACCTGGAAG GGGGCATGATTCGTGAGGAGAGTTCATACAGTGTAGCTGCGATGCCCACACCTCTGTCACGGTGTCCGAGATGTCGACGGTACACATCAGATGAGCCAGACTGTCTCTGCCTGCGATGCCAAACCGTGCTGGAAAACGCCAAGTAA